One part of the Candidatus Methylacidiphilales bacterium genome encodes these proteins:
- a CDS encoding LacI family DNA-binding transcriptional regulator encodes MKKRKSSKVSLGDVARAAGISKTCVGYALQNRPGVSKITRERVLRIAKRLGYAPDARMTVLMESVRGAKSKELLPIAWLNTTIEKDAWQKYKFHTPLIEGARERALELGYRIEEIWTRERGMTMQRISQILWQRGIEGVIVTHPAKHLRLKWDHQACVSLGGNLLAPRLHQVIGDMNFNLLLALKVLRRHGYRRIGICLPEQVIWFAHREIRSIAYHFVATAAKSDRVPPLFYKGENEADLLDSEKQVQAWVFRHRPDVVVGTSSRLRNWVKATGARVPEDVGIVHLAVDDDLPDWAGIHSNRREMGATAAEWVISLVQNHRFGVPKIGLNMLVRGSWQPGWTLLIPKGK; translated from the coding sequence ATGAAGAAAAGGAAATCTTCAAAAGTCAGCTTGGGTGATGTGGCCAGGGCGGCTGGAATTTCCAAGACCTGCGTGGGTTATGCCCTGCAGAACAGACCGGGGGTCAGCAAGATAACGCGGGAACGGGTTCTTCGCATTGCCAAACGACTGGGCTATGCGCCCGATGCCCGGATGACGGTTTTGATGGAGAGCGTCAGGGGAGCCAAATCCAAGGAGCTGCTGCCGATCGCCTGGTTGAACACCACCATTGAAAAAGACGCCTGGCAGAAATATAAATTTCACACCCCCCTCATTGAAGGTGCGCGGGAACGGGCTCTGGAACTCGGTTATCGAATCGAGGAAATCTGGACCCGGGAACGGGGCATGACGATGCAGCGTATTTCCCAGATTCTTTGGCAACGCGGCATTGAAGGCGTCATTGTGACGCATCCGGCAAAGCATCTCCGGCTCAAGTGGGATCACCAGGCTTGTGTTTCCCTGGGAGGAAACTTGCTGGCGCCCCGTCTGCATCAAGTCATTGGAGACATGAATTTCAACCTGCTGCTCGCACTCAAAGTGTTGCGGCGCCACGGCTATCGGCGTATCGGAATCTGTCTGCCGGAACAGGTGATTTGGTTTGCCCATCGTGAGATTCGTTCCATCGCATATCATTTCGTCGCAACGGCTGCAAAATCAGATCGAGTACCACCCCTGTTTTACAAGGGAGAGAATGAGGCGGATTTGCTTGATTCGGAAAAGCAAGTTCAAGCTTGGGTGTTCCGTCACCGGCCCGATGTAGTCGTAGGCACCAGCAGCCGTCTGAGAAACTGGGTCAAGGCAACGGGAGCACGTGTGCCGGAGGATGTCGGCATTGTTCATCTCGCGGTTGACGACGACCTCCCGGATTGGGCGGGCATTCACTCAAACAGGCGGGAGATGGGCGCCACCGCAGCGGAGTGGGTGATTTCCCTTGTGCAGAACCATCGCTTCGGTGTGCCTAAGATCGGTTTGAATATGCTCGTCCGCGGCTCCTGGCAGCCCGGATGGACCCTGCTGATTCCGAAGGGAAAATAA
- a CDS encoding transposase: protein MGYLFGSMGDMARRPRLSGAGIAYHVMNRTWGQIQLFEDASDYQAFERVLAEASERFSEMRICAYCLMPNHFHLVLWPKAEGVLSCFMQWLTQTHAARWHAHRRSRGRGHLYQGRFKSFPIQRDEHFLKVCRYVERNALRAQLVDKAEEWRWGSLWVRVHDEVTLKQMLSDWPVRIPDDWVRLVNRAQTEKELAAIRRSRERGVPMGDPDWAQRTAKQLGLESTLRPVGRPRKEASA, encoded by the coding sequence ATGGGATACTTGTTTGGCAGCATGGGGGATATGGCGCGTCGTCCTCGACTCTCCGGAGCTGGTATTGCCTACCATGTGATGAATCGCACATGGGGCCAAATCCAACTCTTCGAGGATGCGAGTGACTACCAAGCCTTTGAGCGTGTGCTCGCAGAGGCAAGCGAAAGATTTTCAGAGATGCGGATTTGCGCGTATTGCCTCATGCCCAATCACTTCCACCTGGTGCTTTGGCCGAAGGCTGAGGGTGTTCTGTCATGCTTCATGCAGTGGTTGACGCAGACACACGCAGCCCGGTGGCATGCGCACAGGCGCTCGCGCGGTCGAGGGCACCTCTACCAAGGGCGCTTCAAGAGCTTCCCGATTCAACGAGACGAACATTTCCTGAAGGTTTGCCGTTACGTCGAGCGTAATGCGCTTCGTGCGCAACTGGTTGACAAAGCCGAGGAATGGCGTTGGGGTTCCTTATGGGTACGGGTTCACGATGAGGTGACACTAAAGCAGATGCTATCGGACTGGCCGGTGAGGATTCCAGACGACTGGGTGCGGTTGGTAAATCGTGCGCAGACTGAGAAGGAGTTGGCGGCGATCCGACGCAGCCGGGAACGCGGAGTGCCGATGGGTGACCCGGACTGGGCCCAGCGGACGGCCAAGCAGTTGGGGCTGGAATCAACGCTACGGCCCGTGGGCCGCCCACGGAAGGAAGCATCGGCATAA
- a CDS encoding beta-galactosidase: protein MSQADLRVYGKVQTEFAPNRIVFQCQDAGHADILMGKLLADLFWDAGDKVKTAEIRVAKQPLIVREYPPYGAVLIARIENKVLALGGEDVAGVSAAATNEPLLRTGVAVSSPQAAYPQTLDFYDLKAVKFYLHPMNSPRGCGLDSHWPFVQKLGLGGVAFQDLGFNTASPAPGVVQWAMSDYEVRQAELQKGMIVPSIQVGGGMPFWMHNQFPTAMAQFDPSVLNIGWGGMPALTNLLCQSFGTPSDLERDTCLNFQKQAMQRYGNSPAVGGWQIYSGMPGAELGCHLRSTENLDYSPLGQESFRNYLSQVKGYSLADMGRRWFGDPTHFSSWQQVFIPDVHGFYGNLNEDCFQINGGWSWLPKEKADKAGDADKGGVPDASADWFRVEMPPSQQQVTLPWHLAYYKAAFDPGQWPSQHSGQKVWLVCDVAPMRGSAHVWLNGKDLGEQKPANGRDYGPFDLDVTGLLRAGANELVLLVAGEDKVFGPIFFTATKPSFYPYLGAQRNAQFVDVTTWQRYSLYALHDTVFRDARRIDPDRAMGLASNDIWDMGDQIADLAHDYGLSVQNTGREAWYFPWWPGLGFVDDFYATGESAGTPQGSDLTRLLSWVLFDGDGSLILFWDIEDFIQREQKDGWFTQHKNALRLVGKALREKPTIALFRTVVTSRLGDSTPWNWDMGRGELQAAHFDNVYVTEREILNGKVNDYPVLVDCGSTFTDPDLIEALQRYVEAGGTFVALHNTGRHTTTEPDSWPISKLTGFRVAANTNTGGSFQFGHDPIVFRDWKDRTFPCGGPLSLHSEGSGTVSLAKWKDGSTAIGYRNLGQGRVIVIGADFWHGNREFVEHLFTDLKVPHSTNSSSPDAWTRKFITKNGLQEWLVASNFGKGALTASLSMTVEQQPDQVWDMISGDPVPFTYADGQVTIPNITIADRENRVFGVKRASLAGGLSSWWDEKTRYWKRIPDTKGAVSIASNNPIKASDPVGMETVAVEQWKFMTADDPSAPKPADTHWQLPGFNDSKWADMKPGLWNLQSEPLKDYKGTAYYRFKFSAPLSWAQHRVALGLYSWHAIAYDRAEFALNGKHITDYSPKRDTETLNFDVTDLLKQGENVLSVKVASGGAFRGISGAVWLAAEPMLDEPRDLLQGWQVVAADRKTTKPALLPGKVRGKYLVCDVDVPASWQNKNVFLHLEMPANQWLGLVMVNGHPFYYSCYGADFGTRVDINLTPWLKPGAPNRIELWPGATMPRGQGKEESQETEMNLAAARIG from the coding sequence GTGTCGCAGGCTGATCTGCGGGTCTATGGCAAGGTGCAAACGGAGTTTGCCCCCAATCGGATTGTTTTCCAGTGCCAGGACGCCGGCCATGCCGACATCCTGATGGGCAAGTTGCTGGCCGATTTATTTTGGGATGCGGGCGACAAGGTCAAGACGGCTGAAATTCGCGTCGCCAAACAGCCGTTGATTGTTCGTGAGTACCCGCCCTATGGGGCGGTTCTGATAGCGCGGATTGAAAACAAGGTGCTGGCGCTTGGAGGTGAGGATGTCGCGGGCGTTTCTGCCGCTGCGACGAACGAACCGTTGTTGCGGACGGGCGTCGCGGTTTCTTCGCCACAGGCCGCGTATCCACAGACGCTCGACTTCTATGATCTCAAGGCGGTCAAGTTCTATCTGCATCCGATGAATTCTCCGCGAGGCTGCGGGCTCGACAGTCATTGGCCGTTTGTACAAAAACTGGGCTTGGGTGGCGTGGCTTTTCAGGACCTTGGTTTTAACACAGCTTCGCCAGCTCCCGGTGTTGTACAGTGGGCGATGTCGGATTATGAAGTGCGCCAGGCTGAGTTGCAGAAAGGGATGATCGTTCCGAGTATTCAGGTGGGAGGTGGAATGCCGTTTTGGATGCACAACCAGTTTCCCACTGCGATGGCGCAGTTCGATCCGAGCGTCTTGAATATCGGATGGGGCGGCATGCCGGCTCTTACCAATCTCCTTTGTCAAAGTTTCGGGACGCCGTCAGATCTTGAGCGCGATACCTGCCTGAATTTTCAAAAGCAGGCCATGCAGCGCTACGGCAACAGCCCCGCAGTCGGCGGCTGGCAGATCTATTCGGGGATGCCGGGAGCCGAACTTGGGTGCCACCTGCGTTCGACGGAAAATCTGGACTATTCTCCGCTCGGACAGGAAAGCTTTCGCAACTACCTGAGCCAGGTCAAAGGCTACAGCCTCGCCGATATGGGCCGGCGCTGGTTCGGTGACCCGACGCATTTTAGCTCCTGGCAGCAGGTGTTTATTCCCGATGTACACGGGTTTTATGGCAACCTGAATGAGGATTGCTTCCAAATCAATGGCGGTTGGTCGTGGTTGCCTAAAGAGAAAGCAGATAAGGCGGGTGACGCCGACAAGGGCGGAGTTCCCGATGCTTCTGCAGACTGGTTCCGGGTGGAGATGCCGCCCTCGCAACAACAGGTGACGCTGCCCTGGCACCTGGCTTATTACAAGGCGGCGTTTGATCCGGGCCAGTGGCCTTCGCAACACTCCGGCCAAAAAGTTTGGCTTGTGTGCGACGTGGCTCCGATGCGCGGTTCGGCCCATGTCTGGCTTAATGGAAAGGATCTTGGCGAGCAGAAACCCGCCAATGGCAGGGACTACGGCCCGTTTGATCTGGATGTTACAGGACTTCTACGCGCTGGAGCCAATGAACTGGTGTTATTGGTCGCGGGCGAGGACAAGGTTTTTGGGCCGATCTTTTTTACGGCCACAAAGCCGTCGTTCTACCCGTATCTTGGGGCGCAACGGAACGCCCAATTTGTCGATGTCACGACGTGGCAAAGGTACAGTTTGTACGCCCTTCATGATACGGTTTTTCGCGACGCGCGGCGGATCGATCCGGACCGCGCCATGGGGCTGGCCTCGAACGACATTTGGGACATGGGTGACCAGATTGCCGACCTGGCGCATGACTACGGTTTGAGCGTGCAAAACACCGGCCGCGAAGCCTGGTATTTTCCGTGGTGGCCCGGTCTTGGATTTGTGGACGACTTTTATGCCACTGGTGAATCGGCGGGCACGCCGCAGGGATCCGACCTGACACGGTTGCTGAGCTGGGTGCTCTTTGATGGCGATGGAAGCTTGATCTTGTTCTGGGATATTGAGGATTTTATCCAGCGCGAGCAGAAAGACGGCTGGTTCACGCAGCACAAGAATGCATTGCGTTTGGTGGGGAAGGCCCTGCGCGAGAAGCCGACAATAGCCCTGTTCCGCACCGTGGTGACGAGCCGGCTTGGCGATAGTACGCCCTGGAACTGGGACATGGGCCGCGGCGAGTTGCAGGCCGCGCATTTCGACAACGTCTATGTGACCGAGCGCGAGATATTGAACGGCAAAGTCAACGACTACCCGGTGTTGGTTGATTGCGGCAGCACATTTACTGATCCCGATCTCATTGAGGCGTTGCAACGCTACGTCGAGGCGGGCGGGACGTTTGTCGCCCTGCACAACACCGGCAGGCATACGACGACAGAGCCGGACAGTTGGCCGATTTCAAAGCTCACGGGGTTCCGCGTTGCTGCCAATACCAATACAGGCGGCAGCTTTCAGTTTGGGCATGATCCGATCGTTTTTCGCGACTGGAAGGACAGGACGTTTCCCTGTGGCGGGCCGCTTTCATTGCACTCGGAAGGATCCGGCACAGTTTCGCTTGCGAAATGGAAGGATGGCAGCACGGCAATCGGCTATCGCAATCTTGGGCAGGGGCGCGTTATTGTTATTGGCGCCGACTTTTGGCATGGCAACCGGGAGTTCGTCGAACACCTTTTTACGGATCTCAAAGTACCACACAGCACAAACAGCAGCAGTCCAGATGCCTGGACCCGGAAGTTCATCACCAAAAACGGGCTTCAGGAATGGCTCGTTGCCAGCAATTTTGGAAAAGGCGCGTTGACGGCCTCGCTATCGATGACGGTTGAACAACAGCCGGACCAGGTCTGGGACATGATTTCGGGTGATCCTGTCCCGTTCACATACGCGGACGGTCAGGTGACGATCCCTAACATTACAATTGCAGACCGGGAAAACAGGGTCTTCGGGGTCAAGCGCGCGAGTCTGGCTGGCGGCCTCTCCTCATGGTGGGATGAAAAAACACGCTACTGGAAACGCATTCCGGACACCAAGGGGGCGGTCAGTATCGCTTCCAACAACCCGATCAAAGCGTCGGATCCGGTTGGAATGGAAACCGTTGCGGTGGAGCAATGGAAATTCATGACCGCCGATGATCCTTCCGCGCCAAAGCCTGCGGACACGCATTGGCAGTTGCCCGGCTTTAATGACAGCAAGTGGGCGGACATGAAACCCGGCCTTTGGAATCTTCAGTCGGAGCCGTTGAAGGACTACAAAGGAACCGCGTACTACCGTTTTAAGTTCAGCGCGCCTTTGTCGTGGGCGCAACATCGCGTGGCGCTTGGGTTGTATAGCTGGCATGCAATCGCGTATGACCGCGCGGAGTTTGCGCTCAACGGCAAACACATCACGGATTACAGTCCCAAACGCGACACCGAGACGTTAAACTTTGATGTAACCGACCTTCTCAAGCAGGGGGAGAATGTCCTGTCTGTCAAAGTAGCGTCCGGCGGCGCGTTTCGCGGCATCAGTGGAGCGGTCTGGCTGGCTGCGGAACCGATGCTGGATGAGCCTCGGGATCTCCTGCAAGGCTGGCAGGTGGTGGCTGCGGATCGGAAGACGACGAAGCCTGCCTTGCTGCCCGGTAAGGTGAGAGGCAAATATCTGGTGTGTGATGTGGACGTCCCGGCCTCATGGCAAAACAAAAATGTTTTTCTGCATCTGGAAATGCCTGCCAACCAATGGCTGGGACTTGTCATGGTCAACGGCCATCCGTTTTATTACAGCTGCTACGGCGCGGATTTTGGGACGCGGGTCGATATTAATCTGACTCCATGGCTCAAACCCGGCGCGCCGAACCGGATCGAACTCTGGCCGGGGGCGACCATGCCGCGCGGGCAGGGGAAGGAAGAATCACAGGAAACTGAAATGAACCTGGCCGCTGCGCGAATCGGTTGA
- a CDS encoding sugar-binding protein, giving the protein MNQKSSTSMLVPKGSKRSLFVCAALAFAAAFSWSLPVCAADVPAVLKNDFEGGTELPAGWTSQGNVTIDTTQGFKGKNSLMLGRTPEESGKPCSAASPAFRITPGAWKMDLACKSDLKSPDSSFDGVVTLEYLSGNTVLDQVTLADIYGLHAWQPISKQLQPPRGADSARVRIQINKASGKFWIDEISASLLSAVVREPSPIDRMYFSHDGHGHFLYPEDSRAFKVTVETTKPLPADQVTVSCILTDYWGAEQAEPIAVQLAKAPGLRNGRTPYEGTVDFGKIPLEIGKYYEIHGEIARAGDEPYRNYSSFVIEPEAAANSYKAAEIPFSSRNWDGRIGETFEIAHRIGIRIMCIWSGWAPTPPYKPNAPCIELVEKYKMGAIFGVPSGTIEGHGQDWEKYDEKALREGTRNLITTYRKMAEPFILSLGNEPAVLADRIPADVQAYKAIYEEAKKTDPSVFVVGTSIGGTEEFFKAGFGKYCDAYDFHCYEAPRNVADAFPGYQKLFKKYGDAKQIWSTEIGLNSQGVSRNIVAIDMIRKFALFFAGGGVNISWFDLFYPDGDAKLIGSSGESFNVIDSRYLQYAPRLTGVTYYDLVNAICIKKFVEQKQYGDDIHAFLFRDRDNRQLQIIWKDKGRKDVFLPLPDVKKLQVIRIGGEHRDLNPGGKGVTLSIDEEPLLLLYDGTTPLAANLGEPLATVSVPSGMVRAASSDVTVRLSGATADDIDLVAPPFWQVKKSVSGKEVKFTVTCPEATTVRQADIKVTLGNKENRQGELYLRPPVTGQLTEQILPVPSVDGKPPGVKLILKNNGQKSQNVSWEVSLLNQLPLSDGRYGESAPVSDAHFTEAANGQLNIEGGAQKEFVLPLAGTDSQTVYRVHAGVTDASDRNTASERYVAGFVAVPKAGGEVKLDGTLDSPDWKKAPVEKIDEKRQYFSYDPKIASWKGPEDLSGTIRFLWDDKYLYAGVEVTDDIAGSLQEDGAIWQQDSLQFLVDPCRAMEESVGKYDYGVAVGKKGPQAFCFLSADAAAPVGDARDILVSAKRKDEKSGSMTYVVVFPWSRLAPFKPSVGADLGLTMLLNEDDGKGRKSFMTWFGDASSKRVDIVGDLILTSP; this is encoded by the coding sequence ATGAATCAAAAATCCTCAACCTCCATGCTTGTGCCAAAGGGGTCAAAACGGAGCCTTTTTGTTTGCGCTGCGCTCGCTTTTGCGGCCGCTTTTTCATGGAGCCTGCCCGTCTGCGCGGCAGATGTCCCTGCGGTCTTGAAAAATGATTTTGAGGGCGGCACCGAGTTGCCCGCAGGCTGGACCAGCCAGGGGAATGTCACGATTGATACAACCCAGGGCTTCAAGGGTAAAAATTCGCTGATGCTGGGCCGCACACCCGAGGAATCCGGGAAACCGTGTTCGGCGGCCAGCCCGGCGTTTAGAATCACCCCGGGCGCCTGGAAGATGGATCTGGCCTGCAAGTCGGACTTGAAATCGCCGGATTCCTCCTTTGACGGCGTCGTGACTCTGGAATATCTCTCCGGAAACACCGTTCTGGATCAAGTGACACTGGCCGATATATACGGCCTGCATGCCTGGCAACCCATTAGCAAACAGTTGCAGCCGCCTCGCGGCGCCGATTCGGCCCGGGTGCGCATCCAAATCAACAAGGCCTCGGGCAAATTTTGGATCGACGAAATTTCCGCGTCGCTCCTTTCTGCCGTTGTCCGCGAGCCCAGTCCGATAGACCGGATGTATTTCTCCCATGACGGCCACGGGCATTTTCTTTATCCGGAAGATTCGCGGGCGTTCAAAGTCACCGTTGAGACGACCAAGCCGCTGCCCGCGGACCAAGTGACTGTCAGTTGTATTTTGACGGATTATTGGGGTGCGGAGCAGGCAGAGCCCATTGCCGTGCAACTGGCAAAGGCGCCGGGCCTGCGGAATGGGCGCACGCCCTATGAAGGTACGGTTGATTTCGGAAAGATTCCGCTGGAAATCGGCAAGTATTACGAAATCCACGGCGAGATTGCCCGCGCCGGGGACGAGCCCTACCGCAATTACAGTTCTTTTGTGATCGAGCCGGAGGCGGCCGCCAACAGTTACAAGGCCGCGGAGATTCCATTTTCCAGCCGCAATTGGGACGGACGTATTGGCGAGACTTTCGAGATCGCGCACCGCATCGGCATCCGGATCATGTGCATCTGGAGCGGCTGGGCGCCGACCCCGCCGTACAAGCCGAATGCGCCCTGCATCGAGCTGGTGGAAAAATACAAGATGGGCGCCATTTTTGGAGTGCCGAGCGGAACGATAGAAGGACATGGACAGGATTGGGAAAAGTATGATGAGAAGGCGCTCCGCGAAGGCACGCGCAACCTGATTACGACCTACCGGAAAATGGCGGAGCCGTTCATTCTTTCACTGGGGAACGAACCCGCCGTGCTCGCGGACCGCATTCCCGCCGATGTCCAGGCGTACAAGGCCATCTACGAAGAGGCGAAGAAAACCGATCCTTCCGTGTTTGTTGTGGGTACGTCGATCGGGGGGACTGAGGAATTCTTCAAGGCCGGTTTCGGCAAATACTGCGATGCCTATGACTTCCACTGTTACGAGGCTCCCCGGAATGTGGCGGACGCGTTCCCAGGTTATCAAAAGCTTTTCAAAAAATACGGCGATGCAAAACAGATTTGGTCCACGGAAATCGGGCTTAACAGCCAGGGTGTGAGCCGGAACATCGTCGCCATCGACATGATCAGAAAATTCGCCCTGTTTTTCGCCGGGGGCGGCGTGAACATCTCGTGGTTCGATCTGTTTTATCCCGATGGCGACGCCAAGCTGATCGGCAGCAGCGGTGAATCCTTCAACGTAATCGACTCGCGCTATCTCCAGTATGCGCCGAGGTTGACCGGGGTGACCTACTACGACCTGGTCAATGCCATTTGCATCAAAAAATTCGTGGAGCAGAAGCAATATGGCGATGATATTCATGCCTTTCTTTTCCGCGACCGCGACAACCGCCAACTGCAGATCATTTGGAAGGATAAGGGGCGCAAGGATGTTTTTTTGCCGTTACCCGATGTGAAGAAGCTTCAGGTCATCCGCATTGGCGGGGAGCATCGAGACCTGAATCCAGGTGGAAAGGGCGTGACTCTGAGTATTGATGAAGAGCCACTGCTCCTTCTTTACGATGGAACAACACCGTTGGCGGCGAATCTCGGAGAGCCGTTGGCAACGGTTTCAGTTCCGTCAGGCATGGTCCGCGCGGCTTCGAGCGATGTCACGGTCCGCCTGTCCGGCGCCACGGCTGACGATATCGATCTTGTCGCCCCGCCATTCTGGCAGGTGAAAAAGAGCGTTTCCGGCAAGGAGGTCAAATTTACCGTGACCTGCCCGGAAGCGACCACGGTGCGCCAAGCGGATATCAAGGTGACGCTTGGAAACAAGGAGAACCGGCAGGGGGAACTTTATCTGCGTCCGCCGGTGACGGGCCAGCTTACGGAGCAGATCCTGCCTGTTCCCTCAGTTGACGGCAAGCCGCCCGGGGTGAAGTTAATCCTCAAAAACAACGGCCAGAAAAGCCAGAATGTTTCGTGGGAAGTTTCATTGCTGAATCAGCTTCCGCTCAGTGACGGAAGATACGGCGAGTCCGCCCCGGTGTCAGACGCCCATTTTACCGAAGCGGCCAACGGCCAGTTAAACATCGAGGGCGGGGCGCAAAAGGAATTTGTGCTGCCTCTTGCCGGAACGGATTCGCAAACGGTTTACCGTGTTCATGCCGGCGTGACCGATGCTTCGGACCGGAATACGGCAAGTGAGAGGTATGTTGCGGGTTTTGTCGCGGTTCCCAAGGCCGGCGGCGAAGTCAAGCTGGACGGAACACTTGACTCGCCCGATTGGAAGAAGGCGCCGGTTGAAAAGATTGACGAAAAGCGCCAATATTTTTCCTATGATCCCAAGATTGCCTCATGGAAGGGGCCGGAGGATCTTTCCGGGACGATCCGCTTCCTTTGGGACGACAAATACCTGTATGCGGGTGTTGAAGTGACCGATGATATCGCAGGCAGCTTGCAGGAGGATGGCGCGATCTGGCAGCAGGACAGCCTGCAGTTCCTCGTCGATCCCTGCCGCGCAATGGAAGAAAGCGTCGGGAAATATGATTATGGCGTCGCGGTTGGGAAAAAGGGCCCGCAGGCGTTTTGTTTCCTCAGCGCCGACGCAGCGGCTCCGGTCGGAGACGCCAGGGACATTCTTGTCAGCGCCAAACGCAAGGATGAAAAGAGCGGTTCCATGACCTATGTGGTGGTGTTTCCCTGGTCGCGCCTTGCCCCTTTCAAGCCCTCGGTCGGGGCGGATCTTGGGCTGACCATGCTTTTGAATGAAGACGATGGGAAAGGCCGTAAAAGTTTCATGACCTGGTTCGGTGATGCCAGCTCCAAGCGGGTGGATATCGTGGGGGACCTGATTTTGACCAGCCCTTGA
- a CDS encoding RICIN domain-containing protein: MNKTTKRIIQALVLVFASLGTVKAQSDINLSGYTLKFQDEFNTVSVTTASPKGSSTWYYVPPYGAAGAYSASQWDAAAFSVSGGILLDKAWLDASSKWHSGNLSSVDTTRAGFSQQWGYFEARCQMPNSGTGAWPGFWLGETNWGQGVQGEEIDIFEWYGVCIPNNQNFVAENTHNWNTDGTQNTSVSYLSAPQTPLPGGAFPWQGYHIYGCLIDPVHLTWYIDGIQVNQIATPTSYITAPFYIMLDYALGGGWPLTGMVNNSTFNVDWVRVYSLPPATLTNGRSYQLEPANAVGMRLDVTGNVDANGTNVEIWTANGSPGQKWTLIDNHDGTWGLAPVCAPSRRLDVTGNVDANGTNVEIWIANGSLGQKWALTDNHDGTYSLTPSIAPSRRLDVTGNGKTRGTNVEIWISNGSAGQKWLLF; encoded by the coding sequence ATGAACAAAACAACAAAACGAATAATTCAAGCCCTCGTGCTTGTTTTCGCCTCCCTGGGCACGGTCAAGGCCCAATCGGACATCAACCTCAGCGGTTACACGCTGAAATTCCAGGACGAGTTCAACACCGTGAGCGTCACGACCGCTTCTCCCAAGGGGTCTTCCACCTGGTATTATGTACCCCCCTACGGCGCGGCTGGAGCCTACTCCGCCTCGCAATGGGACGCTGCCGCCTTTAGTGTAAGCGGTGGCATTCTATTGGACAAAGCCTGGCTGGACGCTTCCAGCAAATGGCATTCGGGAAACCTTTCCTCGGTGGATACCACGAGGGCGGGTTTTTCACAACAGTGGGGCTATTTTGAAGCCCGCTGCCAGATGCCGAATTCCGGCACTGGTGCATGGCCGGGTTTCTGGCTGGGTGAAACCAACTGGGGGCAAGGGGTACAGGGCGAGGAAATCGACATCTTTGAGTGGTATGGCGTTTGTATTCCCAACAATCAAAACTTTGTCGCCGAGAACACCCATAACTGGAACACGGATGGCACACAGAATACGTCAGTCTCTTACCTGAGTGCTCCGCAAACCCCGCTGCCCGGCGGCGCGTTTCCGTGGCAGGGATATCACATTTACGGCTGCCTGATCGACCCGGTGCATCTCACCTGGTATATCGACGGCATCCAGGTGAACCAGATTGCAACTCCGACATCCTATATAACCGCCCCCTTTTATATCATGCTCGATTACGCCCTCGGGGGTGGCTGGCCGTTGACGGGCATGGTTAATAATTCCACCTTTAACGTGGATTGGGTCCGTGTGTATTCGCTTCCACCCGCCACACTGACAAATGGCAGGTCCTATCAGTTGGAACCCGCAAATGCCGTTGGCATGCGGCTGGATGTGACCGGAAATGTGGATGCCAATGGAACCAACGTCGAAATCTGGACCGCCAATGGAAGCCCCGGACAGAAGTGGACGCTGATTGACAACCATGACGGAACCTGGGGTCTGGCTCCCGTATGCGCCCCGTCGCGTCGGCTGGATGTGACCGGAAACGTCGATGCCAATGGAACCAACGTCGAAATCTGGATCGCAAACGGCAGCCTGGGCCAGAAGTGGGCACTGACGGACAACCACGACGGCACGTACAGTTTGACACCTTCAATCGCACCGTCACGCCGGTTGGATGTAACCGGAAACGGAAAGACGCGCGGAACCAACGTCGAAATCTGGATCTCGAACGGCAGCGCAGGCCAAAAATGGCTGCTATTCTAA
- a CDS encoding acyltransferase — MRPFEWWHATRTGGDNAISIGEGTLIAPEARLDGAQGVIRIGGNCQIHHGALLLPYGGFIHMGDNCSVNPYSIIYGHGGVSIGKDVRIATHVVIVASNHIFSDPATPIYAQGVTTEGISIEDDVWIGANVTILDGAKIGRGSVIAAGSVVRGRVEPFSVMGGVPARLIKQRC, encoded by the coding sequence ATGAGACCTTTCGAATGGTGGCATGCCACACGCACCGGAGGAGATAATGCCATTTCAATAGGCGAAGGCACATTGATAGCTCCTGAGGCGCGGCTGGATGGCGCGCAAGGGGTGATCCGAATCGGCGGGAATTGCCAGATCCATCATGGCGCGCTTCTTCTGCCGTACGGCGGTTTTATCCACATGGGAGACAACTGTTCCGTCAATCCCTACTCCATCATCTACGGACACGGGGGCGTCTCCATCGGAAAGGATGTTCGCATCGCCACGCATGTGGTGATTGTTGCGTCGAACCACATTTTCTCAGACCCGGCCACACCCATCTACGCGCAAGGCGTCACAACCGAGGGAATCAGCATCGAGGATGATGTTTGGATCGGCGCCAATGTTACGATTCTCGATGGAGCGAAGATTGGACGCGGGAGTGTCATTGCGGCCGGCAGTGTTGTTCGCGGCCGAGTTGAGCCGTTTTCCGTGATGGGCGGGGTCCCGGCGCGCCTGATAAAACAACGTTGTTAG